A window from Lepus europaeus isolate LE1 chromosome 20, mLepTim1.pri, whole genome shotgun sequence encodes these proteins:
- the LOC133750003 gene encoding vomeronasal type-2 receptor 116-like encodes MFPLIFLLLFLQLYLLVTCQDGRNCFFQIERSYYKDGDIEIAAFFPIYIYMIHRGMNMFKKIIMFKRFQSKNYQYVLALVFAIEEINKNPHLLPNMTLGFDLYNVMHSEETVMENTFLWLAGLEKDVPNYTCRKQSKSVAVISGTSIAVQMGTLLELYKIPQLTLGSFEPLLSDSGQFPSLYQMAPKDTSLALGMVSLMLHFSWTWVGLAISDLPKGIQFMSDLKVEMQKNGICVDFVELIPATEESYNSFSRPYHIQILKSSANVVILFCDTESLIGDSFPTWERLMTWKVWVTTSQWDFASREEHILLHSFHGTLIFSHHRSEISGFRNFLRTANPSKYPEDIYLSRFWSLAFGCSITGASCKTLQNCSLNASLESLPPHRFDMAMSDGSYNIYNAVYAVAHSIHEMLLQLLEMQPGNKGAKVAFSPWQLHLFLKNLQFTNPAGDLVNLNHKRNLEAEYDILNFWNFPYGVGRKVKVGRFSPYVPQSQQLSLSENLIEWATGITETPRSVCSVSCSPGFRKTPLEGKPTCCFDCMPCPENEISNQTDMDQCLKCLDHQYANTERDQCLHKKVTFLSFEDPLGKTLVCTALCFSVLTAVVLGVFVKHRDTPIVKANNRCLSYILLIALIFCFLCSLLFIGRPNTTTCVLQQTTFGVVFTGAVSTVLAKTITVVLAFKVTAPGRRMRQWLLSGAPNSIIPICSLIQLALCGFWLGTSPPFIDTDAHSEHGHIILLCNKGSVTAFYCVLGYLGSLALVSFTVAFLARNLPDTFNEAKFLTFSMLVFCSVWVTFLPVYHSTKGKVMVAVEVFSILASSAGLLGCIFAPKCYIILLRPEKNALKGLRDRIVPKESDVLKSSS; translated from the exons GTTTCAGTCCAAAAACTACCAGTACGTTCTGGCCTTGGTTTTTGCTATTGAGGAGATCAACAAGAACCCTCATCTTTTACCCAACATGACCTTGGGATTTGATCTCTATAATGTCATGCACAGTGAAGAGACAGTGATGGAGAACACCTTCCTCTGGCTTGCGGGACTGGAAAAGGATGTTCCTAATTACACATGTAGGAAACAGAGCAAGTCTGTAGCCGTAATATCAGGAACAAGCATTGCTGTCCAAATGGGGACACTGCTGGAACTCTACAAAATTCCACAG CTGACTCTTGGGTCTTTTGAACCGCTTCTGAGTGACAGTGGTCAGTTTCCTTCCCTCTATCAGATGGCGCCCAAAGACACTTCTCTGGCCCTTGGCATGGTCTCCTTGATGCTTCATTTCAGCTGGACCTGGGTGGGTTTGGCCATCTCAGACCTCCCAAAAGGTATTCAGTTTATGTCTGATTTGAAAGTTGAGATGCAGAAGAATGGCATCTGTGTGGACTTTGTGGAACTGATCCCAGCCACTGAGGAGTCATATAATTCATTCAGCAGGCCGTATCATATCCAGATCCTAAAATCATCCGCAAATGTGGTGATTCTTTTCTGTGACACTGAGTCACTCATAGGTGACAGCTTCCCAACATGGGAACGTTTAATGACATGGAAAGTCTGGGTCACCACCTCACAATGGGATTTTGCCAGCCGTGAGGAACATATCCTGCTCCACTCATTCCATGGGACTCTGATTTTTTCACACCACCGTAGTGAGATCTCTGGCTTCAGAAACTTTCTTCGGACAGCTAACCCTTCCAAGTACCCAGAAGACATTTACCTCTCTAGATTCTGGTCATTGGCTTTTGGTTGCTCAATTACTGGGGCGTCCTGCAAAACCTTGCAGAACTGTTCCCTGAATGCCTCCTTGGAATCGTTGCCTCCACATCGTTTTGATATGGCCATGAGTGATGGGAGTTACAACATATACAATGCTGTGTATGCTGTGGCCCACAGCATACATGAGATGCTTCTACAATTGTTAGAAATGCAGCCAGGGAACAAGGGGGCAAAGGTGGCATTTTCTCCCTGGCAG TTGCACCTGTTTCTGAAGAACCTCCAGTTTACCAATCCTGCGGGTGACCTAGTGAATCTGAATCACAAGAGGAATTTGGAAGCTGAATACGACATTCTCaacttttggaattttccatatGGTGTTGGACGTAAGGTTAAAGTAGGACGGTTTTCCCCATATGTTCCACAGAGCCAACAGTTGTCTCTCTCTGAGAATTTGATAGAGTGGGCCACAGGAATTACAGAG ACTCCACGCTCGGTATGCAGTGTGAGTTGCAGCCCTGGATTCAGGAAAACCCCTCTGGAGGGGAAGCCTACCTGTTGTTTTGATTGTATGCCTTGTCCTGAGAACGAGATTTCCAATCAGACAG ATATGGACCAGTGCCTGAAGTGTCTGGATCATCAGTATGCCAACACAGAGCGAGACCAGTGCCTCCACAAAAAAGTGACCTTTCTGTCTTTTGAAGATCCCCTGGGGAAGACCCTGGTCTGCAcagctctgtgcttctctgtccTCACCGCTGTTGTTCTTGGGGTCTTTGTGAAGCACCGAGACACTCCCATAGTCAAGGCCAACAATCGTTGTCTCAGCTACATCCTGCTCATCGccctcatcttctgcttcctctgctccttACTGTTCATTGGTCGTCCCAACACAACCACCTGTGTCCTCCAGCAGACCACGTTTGGAGTGGTGTTCACCGGGGCTGTTTCCACGGTCCTGGCCAAAACTATCACTGTGGTTCTGGCCTTCAAGGTCACTGCCCCAGGGAGAAGGATGAGACAGTGGCTGCTATCAGGGGCACCTAACTCCATTATTCCCATCTGCTCCCTGATCCAACTGGCTCTctgtggcttctggcttgggaccTCTCCTCCCTTTATTGACACAGATGCACACTCTGAGCATGGCCACATCATCCTGCTGTGCAACAAGGGCTCAGTAACTGCCTTCTACTGTGTCCTGGGCTAcctgggctccttggccctgGTGAGCTTCACTGTGGCTTTCCTAGCCAGGAATCTGCCTGACACATTCAATGAAGCCAAGTTCCTGACGTTCAgcatgctggtgttctgcagtgtctgggtgaccttcctgcctgtctaccacagcaccaaggggaaggtcatggtggctgtggaggtcttctccatcttggcctccagtgcagggctcctgggctgcatTTTTGCCCCCAAGTGCTACATTATTCTCCTAAGACCTGAGAAGAATGCTTTGAAAGGATTAAGGGATAGAATAGTTCCCAAGGAATCAGATGTTCTGAAGAGTAGCTCTTAA